Proteins from a genomic interval of Desulfofustis limnaeus:
- the dmeF gene encoding CDF family Co(II)/Ni(II) efflux transporter DmeF, whose protein sequence is MKQWQHGHDFSIHNETGERRTRYVLLLTACTMVAEIVAGSAYGSMALLADGWHMATHVAAFFITIFAYHYARKHSDNPAFSFGTGKVNVLGGFASAVALAVVALVMLVESAQRIIDPRAIHFNEAIVVAVIGLVVNIISAILLKEGHDHDHRHDHGHDHDHNLKAAYFHVLADALTSLLAIVALVSGKYLGWYWLDPMMGIVGAVIITRWSYGLLKQTSPILLDASIAQPSQQAIVKAIEKDPDSRVTDIHVWRVGANHYAAIIAVVSDHPQPAEHYKQLLRSFDMLAHVTVEVNPAPSRPVQAQP, encoded by the coding sequence ATGAAACAATGGCAACACGGCCATGATTTTTCGATACACAACGAGACCGGCGAAAGGCGCACCCGCTATGTCCTTTTGTTAACCGCCTGCACCATGGTGGCCGAGATTGTCGCCGGCAGCGCCTACGGTTCGATGGCTCTGCTGGCCGACGGCTGGCACATGGCCACCCATGTGGCCGCCTTTTTTATCACCATCTTCGCCTACCACTACGCGCGAAAGCACTCGGACAACCCAGCCTTTTCTTTCGGCACCGGCAAGGTCAACGTGCTCGGTGGTTTTGCCAGCGCCGTCGCCTTGGCCGTCGTCGCCCTGGTAATGCTGGTGGAATCGGCACAACGAATCATCGATCCCCGAGCCATTCATTTCAACGAGGCGATCGTCGTCGCCGTCATCGGGCTGGTGGTCAACATTATCAGTGCCATCCTGCTCAAGGAAGGGCACGACCATGACCACCGTCACGATCACGGCCACGATCACGACCACAACCTGAAGGCCGCCTATTTTCACGTCCTGGCCGACGCCTTGACCTCCCTGCTGGCCATCGTCGCCCTGGTCTCGGGCAAATATCTGGGTTGGTATTGGCTGGACCCGATGATGGGCATTGTCGGAGCCGTGATTATCACCCGCTGGTCCTATGGCCTGCTCAAACAGACCAGCCCGATCTTGCTTGATGCCAGTATTGCGCAACCATCCCAACAGGCAATCGTCAAAGCCATTGAGAAAGACCCGGACAGTCGTGTCACCGATATCCATGTCTGGCGCGTGGGGGCCAACCATTATGCAGCGATCATCGCCGTAGTCAGCGACCACCCGCAGCCGGCCGAACACTACAAACAGCTCCTGCGTTCGTTCGACATGCTGGCCCATGTAACTGTCGAAGTGAACCCCGCCCCATCCCGCCCGGTTCAGGCGCAACCGTGA
- the corA gene encoding magnesium/cobalt transporter CorA: protein MSKSTRKRNRSPRSTGLKTGMSPGTMVFIGEQKQERTTIDVIAYDETSITELSDVTVDRCRELAGKDAGVTWINVNGVHDIDAIKALGGCFALHPLTLEDIVNTSQRLKIEEFPGYVFIVLKMIDWNETTRGIDTEHVSLILGPKFVISFLEDAGDVFNAVRQRLRSAKGRIRSMRSDYLAYSLMDAVIDHYFLAVDRIGERIEDIDERLLSAPMAEDIQTIHRMKRDIVNLRKAVWPLREEIGALEKRELPMIRPETRIYWRDLYDHTFQIIEMVDTYRDLLAGMHDTYLSSMSNRMNEIMKVLTVIATVFIPLTFIAGVYGMNFEHMPELHWRWGYFLIWVVMLAVGLGLLLYFRRRKWL from the coding sequence ATGAGCAAATCCACCAGAAAGCGAAACCGATCCCCGCGCTCCACCGGCCTGAAAACCGGCATGTCGCCGGGAACTATGGTCTTTATCGGCGAGCAAAAGCAGGAACGTACCACCATCGATGTCATCGCCTACGACGAGACATCGATCACCGAACTCAGTGATGTCACCGTCGACCGGTGTCGCGAATTAGCCGGGAAGGATGCCGGGGTCACCTGGATCAACGTCAACGGAGTCCATGACATTGATGCGATCAAGGCGCTGGGCGGCTGTTTTGCCTTGCACCCGCTCACCCTCGAGGATATCGTCAACACGTCGCAGCGCCTGAAGATCGAGGAGTTTCCCGGCTATGTCTTCATCGTCCTGAAGATGATAGACTGGAACGAAACGACGCGGGGCATCGATACCGAACACGTCAGCCTAATCCTCGGACCCAAATTCGTCATCTCGTTTCTCGAGGACGCCGGGGACGTGTTCAATGCGGTACGGCAACGGTTGCGCTCCGCCAAAGGACGCATCCGCTCCATGCGCTCCGACTACCTCGCCTACAGCCTGATGGATGCCGTGATCGATCATTATTTTCTGGCTGTGGACCGCATCGGCGAACGCATCGAGGATATCGACGAACGGCTCCTGTCAGCGCCGATGGCCGAAGATATCCAGACTATTCACCGCATGAAACGAGACATCGTCAACCTGCGCAAAGCGGTCTGGCCGCTGCGCGAGGAGATCGGCGCCCTGGAAAAGCGGGAACTGCCGATGATCCGCCCGGAGACCCGGATCTACTGGCGCGATCTCTATGATCATACGTTTCAGATCATCGAGATGGTCGACACCTATCGCGACCTGCTTGCCGGCATGCACGACACCTATCTGTCCAGCATGAGCAACCGAATGAACGAGATCATGAAAGTGTTGACGGTCATCGCCACCGTCTTCATTCCGCTGACCTTCATCGCCGGCGTCTACGGCATGAACTTCGAGCACATGCCGGAATTGCACTGGCGCTGGGGTTATTTTCTCATCTGGGTGGTCATGCTGGCGGTCGGTCTCGGCCTGCTTCTTTATTTCAGACGAAGGAAATGGCTGTAA
- a CDS encoding putative bifunctional diguanylate cyclase/phosphodiesterase, with amino-acid sequence MQINTIYVIEWADRHLRAIRMALAPLFVLMVALVYAIVYLTGGIKFVYSHSMYLPIMLAGIVFGLRGGLAIGLLGGFTLGPLMPIDVTTGEMQNTANWLYRTAFFSMVGLLSGFASDRARAYIEHLKWVSRHDQSTHLPNRSALFDRLTELAETRQHQPHLLVVVAVENMMELKAALGFSVIRETIRQLADRFLELDQGRSDVYRTETTHLCLLLPVEEVQSEELLTTLVQLSREPILLNNIPIHIDSRMGSVSFAAVDEEPYVYLQRAEAALTVAEKSALDYADYHPDIIRSTEENLAVLGSLQKAIEGNQLSLDYQPKVTLATGLIYGAEALLRWNHPTLGPLPPEAFIPRIEQSTLIQVVTDFSLEQAAKQVSSWQRAGLELPVAVNISTRNLLHPGFADQLAAMLERYTIDGTLLELEITEGALMTDMERTIEELNRMTQLQIIISIDDFGTGYSSLQYLHRLPISLIKIDQSFVRRCPADKGAVSIVEAAVTLAHNMGIKALAEGVENATVYHFLRDIGCDLAQGYLVSRPLSADEFFNWYHSLDGTFRPPLPAMTGY; translated from the coding sequence CGGATGGCGCTGGCGCCGTTGTTCGTGCTGATGGTCGCTCTAGTCTATGCGATTGTCTATCTCACCGGCGGCATCAAGTTCGTTTACTCCCATTCCATGTACCTGCCGATCATGCTGGCCGGTATCGTCTTCGGACTGAGGGGCGGTCTTGCGATCGGCCTGCTCGGCGGCTTTACCCTGGGGCCGCTGATGCCCATCGACGTCACCACCGGCGAGATGCAAAATACCGCCAACTGGCTCTACCGAACCGCTTTCTTCTCCATGGTCGGACTGCTCAGCGGTTTCGCCAGCGACCGGGCCCGGGCCTACATCGAGCATCTGAAATGGGTGTCGCGGCACGACCAGTCCACGCATCTGCCCAACCGCAGTGCCTTGTTCGACCGGTTGACCGAGTTGGCCGAAACTCGGCAGCACCAACCCCACCTGCTGGTCGTGGTTGCCGTGGAAAACATGATGGAATTGAAAGCGGCCCTCGGTTTTTCCGTGATCAGGGAGACCATCCGACAACTGGCCGATCGTTTTCTCGAACTGGACCAGGGTCGCAGCGACGTCTACCGGACCGAGACGACTCATCTCTGCCTCCTCCTTCCCGTTGAAGAAGTGCAGAGCGAAGAGTTGCTCACGACGCTGGTCCAACTCTCCCGGGAGCCGATCCTGCTCAACAACATTCCCATCCATATCGATTCCCGCATGGGTTCGGTCAGCTTCGCCGCAGTCGATGAAGAACCATACGTGTACCTGCAGCGTGCCGAGGCAGCCCTGACCGTCGCGGAAAAGTCCGCCCTCGACTATGCCGACTACCACCCCGACATCATCCGCAGCACCGAGGAGAACCTGGCGGTTCTTGGAAGCCTGCAAAAAGCGATTGAAGGCAACCAGCTCAGCCTTGATTATCAGCCGAAGGTTACCCTCGCCACCGGCCTCATCTACGGTGCCGAAGCCCTACTCCGCTGGAATCACCCGACCCTCGGCCCGCTCCCGCCCGAGGCGTTCATTCCGAGGATCGAACAGAGCACCCTGATTCAAGTGGTCACCGATTTCTCCCTGGAACAGGCAGCCAAACAAGTGTCGTCCTGGCAGCGAGCCGGCCTCGAACTCCCGGTGGCGGTCAACATTTCCACCCGCAACCTGTTGCACCCGGGATTCGCCGACCAACTCGCCGCCATGCTCGAGCGATACACCATAGACGGGACCCTCCTGGAACTCGAGATCACTGAAGGGGCCTTGATGACCGACATGGAACGCACCATCGAGGAGTTGAACCGTATGACCCAACTCCAAATCATCATCTCCATCGACGACTTCGGCACCGGCTATTCATCGCTGCAGTACCTGCATCGACTTCCCATCTCCCTGATCAAAATTGATCAATCCTTTGTCCGCCGGTGCCCGGCGGACAAAGGGGCAGTTTCCATCGTCGAGGCAGCGGTAACCTTGGCCCACAACATGGGGATCAAGGCGTTGGCGGAAGGGGTAGAGAACGCTACCGTGTACCATTTCCTCCGCGACATCGGCTGTGATTTGGCACAAGGCTACCTCGTCTCCCGCCCCTTGTCCGCGGATGAGTTTTTCAACTGGTATCACAGCCTGGACGGCACCTTCCGACCGCCTCTCCCAGCAATGACGGGATACTGA